The segment CGGCGTTGTGTCGATTGCTTGACAATCCGGCGTTTTTCCAACTCACTCGCGCTCGACCAGCGACCAATTTCACGACCGCTGCGGTAGCATCCAGTACAAATCTGGTTGGCATTCAACGCGCACTCGCCTACACAAGGCGACGGCGTTGCTTCTGTTTTCGGATCCGCTTCTCGCAAAATCGTTTCAGCCTTGGTTATTGGACTCAAAATACGCTCTCCAAGTTCTCCGCTGGAGGCACCGTTATACGGAGCAATACCCTTGCAGGGCAGGGGAACAGGCCAGACAATCGGCGTTCTTGGTGAAACGGCCAACCATTCGACTTGCCCAGATCGCAACCCAATATGAACAATCGCTGCATGATCGTGATCCCCGCGCGTTTGGGATCGACTCGATTTTCAGAAAAACTGCTGCGTCGGGCAGGAAACAAATCCGTTTTGCAGTATACGTTTGAAGCGGCAAAATTGGCGAAAGCGGCCGAACAGGTTGTGATTGCCGTCGATGATGCAAAACTATTTGAAGAAGCGAGTCGGTTTGGTGGGCATGCGGTAATGACGAGCGTGGACTGCCCAAGTGGCACCGACCGGATCGCCGAAGTCGCCAACACTTTCCCCGACATCGGCATCTTCGTCAACGTTCAAGGTGACGAACCCGAGATTGATCCAGCGACCATCGATTTGGTTACCCGCACTCTGATCCACAATCCCTGGGCCGACATCGCCACCGTTGCCGCCCCGATTCGCGAAGCAGATCGGCTCGACGATCCAAATTGTGTAAAAGTCGTCGTCGCGGGCGTTCCAAAATCAGCGGACCAAGCCGATGAGCTGAGACCCGCCGACGCGATAGCGAACGGGACAGGGCAGGGCAGGGCGGTTTACTTTAGTCGCTCGTCGGTGCCTCATCTTCGAGGCGGTGTGACCGAGCAAGCCCTTACGTCGGAGCCTCCATTGTTTTGGCATCACCTCGGCCTCTATGCCTACCGGCGGGAATTTTTGCAGTGGTTCTCCAATCAACCACCGAGTGTCCTTGAGCAAACCGAACGACTCGAACAACTACGCGCGATCGAAGCTGGGAAACAAATCGTTATCGCGCGAGTCGAATCCGCTGTCGCCGGAATCGATACGCAAGAAGATTTCGAAGCTTTCAAAAAACGAGTTCGAGCCTGAACTTCTCGGCAAGTTAGGCGTTAACCAGTTTAGAGATAGGCAAAAGATGACCGGCAAAAGAAAAGAATGGTGTAGTGTCCTTGTTTCGCATTCATTAGCTTGATGAGCGGATAAACCATTCATCTCCTTTTTTGCCTTACATCGATTGCCTGAACACCTGGGTCGACATCGATGCTATTGTTTTACCTCTCTTGAAACTGGATTTTTCGGTCGCGACAGTGATTCATCACCAAGTCCTTTCGTAAACGCAGGGCCCCTATTCGTTGCACTGGGGATTTATCGCATCCAGAGCCAATCCCGAATGGCAGGCCCTCTGTTGATGTAACACATACGGGGATAGATTAAAGCCCCACCACACCAGGGGGTATGCCGTCGTCCGCTACATTGTCTCTTTCGAAAGATGTTGCATAAGCGAAGAGGTGAAATGAGATCACAAAAACCGAGGGAGATTCTGCATTCCAAACGCGGGAACCTTCAGTACCTGGAGCATTGCCGTGTGCTCGTCAAGGAAGGGCGTGTGCTATTCTTGCAGGAAGAACGAGCACGGCTGCAATTCTGGTTCGATGAAACCAAGCGATTGCAGGTCGCGAAGTTCTTTCAGTCAAAACGAATCGAATTCCTGCGGATGGTTTGGAGTAAGGATCGCCGCTTGATCGAATTCGGTTTTGACATTGAGGAGATGAGACTCAGTCGATCCATCGATGCACATGCCGAGTGGCCGGTGTTTCGGGAAGCTCGACATGCTGAACAACATGAAAATTTCCCGTCGGGGTGAGCCCCAGACGCAGGATCTCCGAAGCAATGATTTCATAGTCGAAGGTTTCGTCAACACGATCAGGCGGCAGCGGTTCTCTAAGTTGTTGCTGATGTCCGGGCTGAGCACCTTTTCGTGGCTTCCTTGGTCGTCCAGGCTTCTTTTTAGGTTTTGGCTTAGCGATGTCACTCGAAGGAGGTTTGGAAGAGGTCGAGGAATCTTTGTTTGCTTTGGCCAAGGCAAGCTCAAGCTCGGTAACCCGCTTTATGAGCGTAGCAACGAGTTCTTCGAGTTCCTTGATTCGCGCGTCCTTTTTGTCCATGCACAGACAATACAAAATTCACTCAGCGGAATCACGATCCATTCTTGCGTCCAATGCAAACAAATGCCCGAATCTTGCCAACGAATGGATTAAGATTATGAGTAAGGTTAGGATTAAGAATGCTCGTTCAGGGCCGAAGGCCGTGAACGGCTACGAAAAAACAGGGGCATCAGCCTAAACCGAGTTGGAGAAGCCAATTGGATGATTTGTGGACCGATCGGTCAGACAACCTTCGCCGCCACTTCGGAATCATTGCAGGCTGTCCGTCAACTGGGCTTGGCAATTCAGGGTATCGGCACCAAAGGTCTTTTGCGGTCGCTGGGAACAAGTCAGCGTAGTCTGAAAATGCAGGGCAATAGAGCGTTGCTTGGTTTTCTTCCGCAGCAGCTATCAAGTGCGAAATCAACCGCAACCGATTGCCAAGTTGGCCATATTTCTGAGTCAATACGATCATGGGAGCTATAGGTGACGAAGGGAATTGTTCGATTACCAAAGCACTTCTACAACATCTACTGGATTTGGGAAAAAAGAGATTGAGTCGAAAACATTATGAAATATGAAACCTGTGAATCGCATTTCCGGTTCGCGTGATGGTCCTCTTCAATTTCAAGGCCATTTTACCGTTGTTTAATGTGGAATTTGGTCATCTTCGTCGTGCGAGGCTCGCGTTCCCATCTCGCCCCAAACACCGTACGGGCTCTTGCTGCCGGGGGCGAGTCGACCGTGCATTCCTAGCCGAACGCTGCCACTATACATGTCACCACTTTCAATCGCGTCGGACACGAATCGGGTGGAGCCATCGGCCATCAATACATACACGCCCCCTGGGTGACCACTGCTCGGCGGAGCGATCGCGGCACCATCGACCGAATCGCCTTCTACGAGGAGTGACCAGTTCGGCGGCGCAATTGTAGTAAAGCCGGTGAAGACGGTGTGCCCATCTGCCCAACGCAAACCGCGATGTTCGTCGGCTTTGGTTGGCATGATCGGCGGGCCATCGGTGATCTCAACACCTTGACGAGAATCACTTGGGCAACGAAAAACCGCAAGGTCCGTGATCCACGGTGGATACTCCATCGCAACGGATTGCCAAAGTACGCGGTCGCGTGTCTCCGCCGACAACTGGCTCTTTCGTAACTGCGTCAAGACAACAAGCATATTGGGCGCCCCCATCGACTGGAGGTCAACGATGCCTGAGATCAAAACATGCTGTGTGATGACACCTATGATCTCGTTAATATCACCCGACGTGAGTTGCAGGTTATTATCCTACCGCTGAGACATCCGCCAGTCTACCAAGTTTGTTTGGGGTCGATGAATGTGGATCTGATGCAGCAGTTGGAGAAGGCGTCCAAATAGCAGAGCAGGGCAGGGCGGTGTTAAATAATCAACGGGGCGGACAAGTATCGGTTCATAAGGTAGACTGCCGACTTACTGAAATTTTAGATCGTCAGTGCTTCGCCAAACTCGTACCTTAGGGTAGTCGACCTCGTGAAAGATCCTTCCGCATGGGGATCTTTCACAAGATCCACGACCGAAACTCTTCTTTTTCCTGACGAAGCACTAGGCGGAAACGAGGAGTTGTATCTTGCGAGTTTGTCATATCATCACCCGAATGATTATCGGCGGTGCGCAGGAGAATACACTGCTGAATTGTCTCGATTTGATTCGCGACTATGGCGACGACGTCTTATTGGTGACTGGCCCCGAGGTCGGGCCGGAAGGTGACTTGTTGAGCCAGGGCAGGGCAGGGGAGTTGCCGATTACGAAGCTCGATAACCTGCGCCGATCGATTCATCCGATTCGGGATTACAAGGGTTACCAGGAGCTCCGCCGAACGATTCGCGACTTTCGACCGGATGTCGTGCACACGCATAGTGCCAAAGGTGGGATACTCGGACGCGCGGCGGCGTTTCGCGAACAGGTTCCCGTCATCGTCCATAGCGTCCATGGTGCTCCCTTTCATCCGTATCAATCCGCGCTGGTGCGACAAACCTATCGCCAGTGCGAAACGTGGGCCGCTCGGCGCTGTCATCATCTAATCAGCGTGGCCGACGCGATGACGGATTTGCTTGTTGACGCCGACGTTGCCCCTCGCGAAAAATTCACGACGATCTATAGCGGCATGGATGTGGAACCATTCTTAAAAGCCAACGACCATCGAACGGAAGTTCGCAACCGCTTCGGGTTGAAGGACGAGCACATTGTGATTGGAAAAATCGCTAGGCTGTTCCATTTAAAAGGTCACGATGATCTGATCTCGGCTGCGGCCCAAGTCGTCAAAGAGATTCCTGAAGTGCGGTTCTTGTTGGTTGGCGACGGCATCCTTCGAAAACAGCTCAGCGAGCGAATCGATGCTCTTGGAATGAAAGAACATTTCCTATTTTCGGGTCTCGTTCCGCCGAGTGAAGTGCCTACGATGATCGGTGCGATGGACGCTTTGGTTCATACTTCGTACCGCGAAGGCTTGGCACGAGCGTTACCGCAAGCCTTGATCGCGGGCCGTCCAATCATCAGCTACGATATCGACGGAGCCCGTGAAGTGGCGATATCGGGGGAGACGGGATTCTTGATTCCGCCAGGGGACATTGCGGAACTATCGACCGCCATGATCCGTTTAGCTGGCGATGAACCGTTGCGGCAAAAGATGGGCAGGGTAGGGCGGGAACGATTTACGGACCAGTTCCGGCATCAGACGATGACCCGCCGAATTCGGCAGCTTTATCATTCTTTGTCCGAAGTTTGAATGACCCGTTCGCGAGATGGTGCCGCAAGGAATGTTTTGCTTGAGGCGGCATGTTAAACTAATGGTTGCCGATCGCGACCGTAGCAATGACGACTTAAGAAACCTCTCATTCGGACAAAAAAGAGATGTTGAAGATCAATCGTTTCCCTCGAACGACAATCGGTGCCGTGCTGATTGGACTTATGTGTGTTCTGTGGGGCTGGTCAAAGAAGCGAACCGTGGCCGAGGATGATCTCCAGACGGCGAACACCCAACAATTGATGGTGTCCAGTCTGTTAACGCTGGGAGCCTCTGGCGATCCAAATGATGAAAAAATGCTCGCTGGCCTGCTGACTCTCCTTCGCGGCGCAATCGATGTCGAAGTCTATCCGCCAGTTCAGCCTAGGGAGACACAGCCGGTTGGGCTTATTGGCGGATGGGTTATGGCGTCGGTTCTTACCGTTGGCCACCAACAACCGCAAAGGCTAGACCGATGGATTGAAGCTTTGGAACAGTGGTCGCCTAAGTTTCCGCCCGACTACTCCCCCGGCTGGGAATTCAGCCATGTGTTATCGCAAGGCGAACGCAGCAAGATCGTCGCCAAACACAAGGCTTCGGTGTTAGACCAACTGCGGCGTATTCGACGCACCGCTTGTACTCCCGACGAAGCTAAGCTGGCAAACGAGATTAATAAATTGAAGCAGGAGCGTGAACAGACTTGGCAAGAACAGTCACTCGCAGAACGCTACAATGACGATCAAAAGGCTGCTCAGCTAGCGAGCCGAAAAAACGAATTGAATACATTACTCAAGCAACGACAGATGAAGTACGCGGATCTTCGCTTTCATCGTCTCAAATTCGCGCGCTGGCATGCCGCAGCAGAGCTTGACGCTCAAGAGTTCTTTGATGACCCGCTTGTCGTCCGACTCTGTCGAGCGATCGAAGCCGATGATATCGCTGCGATGACGAAGGCCATTGACGATGGGGCGAACATCAACGCCTTGGGGAAGTATGGTGTTACTCCGCTTTTCTGGTCACTACCTGACAATCGACTCAATCGGTTTGAACTTCTGATCCTTCATGGCGCAGATCCAACCATTCGTATCGACGTGAATTGGATGAAGGACTGGAAGCACTTGAACTCCGGCAGGACTCGAAAAATGCTTGCGCAGAGTAGACCGAAGTGGGCAGGGCAGGGCGGAAGCAATTTTAGAAACCAGTTCCGGCACCAAACGATGACCTGACGAATACGGGAGCGTTATCGTCGTTGAATGTCCTACCTTTCAACCTAACCGGTTTATCCAGTATGATAGGGAGGAACTGCGACTTTCCTCGCGACATGAATGCGCGACATGAATTCCACCGAAGCCCCGTGAATCCCTGATGACAAAAACTCGCGATTTCCTTGGTCCCTATCGATTGACCCGGCTCATTCGGGCGGGTAGTACCTGTGACGTCTGGGAAGCGATCGAAGAAAATGACCAGAAGCGGTTTGCTCTTAAACTCCTCAAGCCGAATTCTCGTGATAACAAAAATGAAATTGCGGCGTTGAAACACGAGTACGCAGTTGCGTCCGATTTGAACAGTCCACGAATCATCCGATTCTACGATTTCCGAATCGAGTCGGGCACTCCGTTTGTTGTCATGGAGTTGTTTAGCGAATTGAACATGAAGCAAGCGCTTCGTCGGGGTCCTGAATCGTTGGCCTACATGCTAGACAAGATCATCACCCAAGCGGCTGAGGGGTTGTACTTCATGCACACCAAGAATTGGTTGCACTTGGACGTCAAGCCGGACAACTTCTTGGTGAGTCGTGATGGGGAGGTAAAGCTAATTGACTTCAACATTGCCGAAAAGAAGAAGACGGGACTCACCAAGTTGTTCCACAGTTCAAAGATGGCAAAGGGGACACGTAGCTACATGTCGCCTGAACAGATCCGCCGCAAGGTCTGTGACGAACGCAGCGACATCTATTCGTTTGGCTGCGTGCTGTACGAAGTTTGCACGGGCAAGCCGCCATTCACTGGCAACACGCCCAATGATCTACTCAACCAACATTTGACAGCATCGATCCCCAGTCCAATTGTCCACAACAGCAATGTTAGTAAAGATTTCGCCGATCTCATCCGCAAGATGATGGCTAAGAAAGCGGATAGTCGTCCCGCATCGATGTGGGAGTTTTTGAAACAGATTCGCACGATCGAACTCTTTAAAAAACGCCCCCGCATGCCGGAGGTTAGCGTCTTTGACAACATGCCCGGAATTCGCGGAGCCGATGATTTGCTTCGCAAAGATGGCGGAGTGGATAACGAAAATGATG is part of the Novipirellula aureliae genome and harbors:
- a CDS encoding DUF1289 domain-containing protein, whose amino-acid sequence is MRSGQVEWLAVSPRTPIVWPVPLPCKGIAPYNGASSGELGERILSPITKAETILREADPKTEATPSPCVGECALNANQICTGCYRSGREIGRWSSASELEKRRIVKQSTQRRMSSKPECNET
- a CDS encoding 3-deoxy-manno-octulosonate cytidylyltransferase, whose translation is MNNRCMIVIPARLGSTRFSEKLLRRAGNKSVLQYTFEAAKLAKAAEQVVIAVDDAKLFEEASRFGGHAVMTSVDCPSGTDRIAEVANTFPDIGIFVNVQGDEPEIDPATIDLVTRTLIHNPWADIATVAAPIREADRLDDPNCVKVVVAGVPKSADQADELRPADAIANGTGQGRAVYFSRSSVPHLRGGVTEQALTSEPPLFWHHLGLYAYRREFLQWFSNQPPSVLEQTERLEQLRAIEAGKQIVIARVESAVAGIDTQEDFEAFKKRVRA
- a CDS encoding DUF6444 domain-containing protein, which encodes MDKKDARIKELEELVATLIKRVTELELALAKANKDSSTSSKPPSSDIAKPKPKKKPGRPRKPRKGAQPGHQQQLREPLPPDRVDETFDYEIIASEILRLGLTPTGNFHVVQHVELPETPATRHVHRWID
- a CDS encoding DUF1559 family PulG-like putative transporter, translated to MLVVLTQLRKSQLSAETRDRVLWQSVAMEYPPWITDLAVFRCPSDSRQGVEITDGPPIMPTKADEHRGLRWADGHTVFTGFTTIAPPNWSLLVEGDSVDGAAIAPPSSGHPGGVYVLMADGSTRFVSDAIESGDMYSGSVRLGMHGRLAPGSKSPYGVWGEMGTRASHDEDDQIPH
- a CDS encoding glycosyltransferase family 4 protein, whose amino-acid sequence is MRVCHIITRMIIGGAQENTLLNCLDLIRDYGDDVLLVTGPEVGPEGDLLSQGRAGELPITKLDNLRRSIHPIRDYKGYQELRRTIRDFRPDVVHTHSAKGGILGRAAAFREQVPVIVHSVHGAPFHPYQSALVRQTYRQCETWAARRCHHLISVADAMTDLLVDADVAPREKFTTIYSGMDVEPFLKANDHRTEVRNRFGLKDEHIVIGKIARLFHLKGHDDLISAAAQVVKEIPEVRFLLVGDGILRKQLSERIDALGMKEHFLFSGLVPPSEVPTMIGAMDALVHTSYREGLARALPQALIAGRPIISYDIDGAREVAISGETGFLIPPGDIAELSTAMIRLAGDEPLRQKMGRVGRERFTDQFRHQTMTRRIRQLYHSLSEV
- a CDS encoding serine/threonine-protein kinase, whose translation is MTKTRDFLGPYRLTRLIRAGSTCDVWEAIEENDQKRFALKLLKPNSRDNKNEIAALKHEYAVASDLNSPRIIRFYDFRIESGTPFVVMELFSELNMKQALRRGPESLAYMLDKIITQAAEGLYFMHTKNWLHLDVKPDNFLVSRDGEVKLIDFNIAEKKKTGLTKLFHSSKMAKGTRSYMSPEQIRRKVCDERSDIYSFGCVLYEVCTGKPPFTGNTPNDLLNQHLTASIPSPIVHNSNVSKDFADLIRKMMAKKADSRPASMWEFLKQIRTIELFKKRPRMPEVSVFDNMPGIRGADDLLRKDGGVDNENDDEPTS